In one window of Streptomyces roseofulvus DNA:
- a CDS encoding alpha/beta hydrolase family protein, which yields MKRSLAAATSVAAGLALLLAPGAGAATGNPYERGPAPTEASVEALRGPYAVAQTSVSSLAATGFGGGTIYYPTSTADGTFGAVAISPGFTATQSSVAWLGPRLASQGFVVFVIDTLTTLDQPDSRGRQLLAALDHLTQRSPVRDRVDASRLGVMGHSMGGGGTLEAAKSRPSLKAAVPLTGWNTDKTWPEISTPTLVIGADGDTIAPVLTHSEPFYESLPSGLDKAYLELNGATHFTPNSSNTTIAKYSLAWLKRFLDDDTRYEQFLCPLPRPSLTIDEYRGTCPLGS from the coding sequence GTGAAGCGATCCCTTGCCGCGGCCACCTCCGTCGCCGCCGGCCTCGCGCTGCTCCTCGCCCCCGGCGCGGGAGCGGCGACCGGCAATCCGTACGAGCGCGGCCCCGCGCCCACCGAGGCGAGCGTCGAGGCGCTGCGCGGCCCGTACGCGGTCGCGCAGACCTCGGTCTCCTCGCTCGCCGCCACCGGTTTCGGCGGCGGCACCATCTACTACCCGACGAGCACGGCCGACGGCACGTTCGGCGCGGTGGCGATCTCGCCGGGGTTCACCGCCACCCAGTCGTCGGTGGCCTGGCTCGGACCCCGGCTGGCCTCGCAGGGCTTCGTCGTCTTCGTCATCGACACGCTCACCACGCTCGACCAGCCGGACAGCCGGGGCCGCCAGCTCCTCGCCGCCCTCGACCACCTCACCCAGAGGAGCCCGGTGCGGGACCGGGTCGACGCCTCGCGGCTCGGCGTGATGGGCCACTCGATGGGCGGCGGCGGCACGCTCGAAGCGGCGAAGAGCCGGCCGAGCCTGAAGGCGGCCGTGCCGCTGACCGGCTGGAACACCGACAAGACCTGGCCCGAGATCAGCACCCCGACTCTGGTCATCGGCGCGGACGGCGACACGATCGCCCCGGTCCTCACCCACTCCGAACCGTTCTACGAGAGCCTCCCCTCCGGCCTCGACAAGGCGTACCTGGAGCTGAACGGCGCCACCCACTTCACCCCCAACTCGTCGAACACGACGATCGCGAAGTACAGCCTCGCGTGGCTGAAGCGGTTCCTCGACGACGACACCCGGTACGAGCAGTTCCTCTGCCCGCTGCCCCGGCCGAGCCTGACGATCGACGAGTACCGCGGCACCTGTCCGCTGGGCTCCTGA
- a CDS encoding CAP domain-containing protein: protein MQRTTGADEMTERIRAAQYGDPWACDQVLGAHQPLVHALVSRALVARPSVAAGTVVQETLRRAHGTLHTLPHPEAFRPWLVALAVDTTLAHAAAGFDEAAGWLDVQDAVLAALGSLEDEGLLLRYETAAALQWTPEDTALRMETVRTRVDAARSVGAALARRPRCPRLREMTAGWDGRPGAGWRDHLAAHTTLCAACSGLVPVVPPAPEVPEPHPHPQPEVEAAAEADAGAPTRAYDLGGLAAVPAGPRGTRAERRRRRQGEERTRRRAAVAAGIAVVAVTGGAFSLYGGRGGQEELLEANRATVPGPDVPLTHDPDSLSASATPLTAGPSASTPPSAPATASATPSAKKTATARPTTATPTPQRTTASPVATPRKPTAAPTTAPEPTRTTATPTTEPDPGGGKQNDPGQGSAADQVISLVNAERAKAGCGPLTANATLTSAAQGHSDDMAARDFFDHTNPDGDGPGERVTAAGYPWTTYGENIAKGQTTPEQVMDAWMNSPGHRANILNCDFKEIGVGIHTDGGPYWTQVFGAR, encoded by the coding sequence GTGCAGCGGACCACAGGTGCGGACGAGATGACGGAACGGATACGGGCGGCGCAGTACGGGGACCCCTGGGCGTGCGACCAGGTCCTCGGCGCCCATCAGCCGCTCGTCCACGCCCTGGTGTCCCGCGCCCTCGTCGCCCGCCCCTCCGTCGCCGCCGGCACCGTCGTCCAGGAGACCCTGCGCCGGGCCCACGGCACCCTGCACACCCTGCCGCACCCGGAGGCGTTCCGGCCCTGGCTCGTCGCCCTCGCCGTGGACACCACCCTGGCGCACGCGGCCGCCGGGTTCGACGAGGCCGCAGGGTGGCTGGACGTGCAGGACGCGGTGCTCGCCGCGCTCGGCTCGCTGGAGGACGAGGGCCTGCTCCTGCGGTACGAGACGGCCGCCGCCCTCCAGTGGACACCGGAGGACACCGCCCTGCGCATGGAGACCGTGCGGACCCGCGTCGACGCGGCCCGGTCCGTCGGCGCCGCGCTGGCCCGCCGGCCGCGCTGCCCCCGGCTCCGGGAGATGACCGCCGGCTGGGACGGCCGCCCCGGCGCCGGCTGGCGCGACCATCTGGCCGCGCACACGACCCTCTGCGCGGCCTGCAGCGGGCTGGTGCCCGTCGTGCCGCCCGCCCCGGAAGTGCCCGAGCCCCACCCTCACCCTCAGCCTGAGGTCGAGGCCGCCGCCGAGGCCGACGCCGGCGCCCCGACGCGGGCGTACGACCTCGGAGGGCTCGCCGCGGTCCCCGCCGGGCCGCGCGGGACGCGGGCGGAGCGCCGGCGCCGGCGCCAGGGCGAGGAGCGCACCCGGCGCCGGGCCGCCGTCGCGGCCGGCATCGCGGTCGTCGCCGTGACCGGCGGGGCGTTCTCGCTGTACGGCGGGCGGGGCGGACAGGAGGAACTCCTGGAGGCCAACCGCGCCACCGTCCCCGGCCCCGACGTCCCCCTCACCCACGACCCGGACTCCCTCTCCGCCTCGGCCACCCCCCTCACCGCCGGCCCCTCGGCCTCCACCCCGCCCTCGGCCCCGGCGACCGCCTCCGCCACGCCCTCCGCGAAGAAGACCGCCACCGCCCGCCCCACCACGGCGACCCCCACCCCGCAGCGCACCACCGCGAGCCCGGTCGCCACCCCGCGGAAGCCGACCGCCGCCCCCACGACCGCCCCCGAGCCCACCCGGACGACCGCGACGCCGACGACCGAACCGGACCCGGGCGGCGGCAAGCAGAACGACCCCGGCCAGGGATCGGCCGCGGACCAGGTGATCTCCCTCGTCAACGCCGAACGCGCCAAGGCGGGCTGCGGCCCGCTCACCGCGAACGCCACCCTCACGAGCGCCGCGCAGGGCCACTCCGACGACATGGCCGCCCGGGACTTCTTCGACCACACCAACCCCGACGGCGACGGCCCCGGGGAGCGCGTCACCGCCGCCGGCTACCCGTGGACCACCTACGGCGAGAACATCGCCAAGGGCCAGACGACCCCCGAGCAGGTCATGGACGCGTGGATGAACAGCCCCGGCCACCGCGCGAACATCCTCAACTGCGACTTCAAGGAGATCGGCGTCGGCATCCACACCGACGGAGGCCCCTACTGGACCCAGGTCTTCGGCGCCCGCTGA
- a CDS encoding DUF1269 domain-containing protein, whose product MSELIVIGYEDRAAAEEALGTVQDLQRDQVVVLNGLAVVSVDAEGGTHVDTSSRVVGATAATGALWGTIFGILFLAPAVGALTGAALGGLVGRLSKSGVDERFRQQVGDLLRPGAAAVVIMAAKLTEDKFTAAMQRHGGTVLKTSLSDADEKELAQQLAGPE is encoded by the coding sequence GTGTCGGAACTCATCGTGATCGGGTACGAGGACCGTGCCGCCGCCGAGGAAGCCCTCGGCACGGTGCAGGACCTGCAGCGCGACCAGGTGGTGGTGCTCAACGGCCTCGCGGTCGTCTCCGTGGACGCGGAGGGCGGCACCCACGTCGACACGTCGAGCCGGGTCGTGGGCGCCACCGCCGCGACGGGCGCCCTCTGGGGCACCATCTTCGGCATCCTCTTCCTGGCCCCCGCGGTCGGCGCCCTCACCGGCGCCGCGCTCGGCGGACTCGTCGGCCGGCTCAGCAAGTCCGGCGTCGACGAGCGGTTCCGGCAGCAGGTCGGCGACCTGCTGCGGCCGGGCGCCGCCGCCGTCGTGATCATGGCCGCGAAGCTCACCGAGGACAAGTTCACCGCGGCGATGCAGCGCCACGGCGGCACCGTCCTGAAGACGTCCCTCAGCGACGCGGACGAGAAGGAGCTGGCGCAGCAGCTGGCCGGCCCCGAGTGA
- a CDS encoding serine hydrolase domain-containing protein: protein MGGDHGDEWLVGRLRALTGGRFPVAGAVVGPGGAVTASVGAGLGADYEIGSVSKGVTGLLYADALERGEVTAGTALGALLPLADVPAGAVTLGALATHRSGLPRVPASARPWRRTFALWRHGTNPYGEDVAGLIDQARSVRLGPPRPRYSNLGFELLGHALAAAAGTSYEELVADRIGRPLGLDRFYLPADPSGLRPGALTGTTRRGRPREPWTGEALGPAGGIRADIGSMARLTAALLDGTAPGTAALDPVAPFSAGTRIGAAWITLRVRDLAVTMHNGGTGGFRSWLGLDRASGTGVVVLAAASVSVDRPGFALLTGDRGGAA from the coding sequence ATGGGTGGGGATCATGGTGACGAGTGGCTGGTGGGGCGCCTGCGGGCGCTGACGGGCGGGCGGTTCCCGGTGGCGGGGGCCGTCGTCGGGCCCGGGGGCGCGGTGACGGCCTCCGTCGGCGCGGGGCTCGGGGCGGACTACGAGATCGGCTCCGTCTCGAAGGGCGTCACGGGGCTGCTGTACGCCGACGCGCTGGAGCGCGGGGAGGTGACGGCGGGGACGGCGCTCGGCGCGCTGCTGCCGCTGGCGGACGTGCCGGCCGGCGCGGTGACGCTGGGGGCGCTGGCCACCCACCGGTCCGGCCTGCCGAGGGTGCCGGCCTCCGCGCGGCCGTGGCGGCGGACGTTCGCGCTGTGGCGGCACGGCACCAATCCGTACGGCGAGGACGTGGCCGGTCTGATCGACCAGGCCCGTTCGGTGCGGCTCGGGCCGCCGCGGCCCCGCTACTCCAACCTCGGCTTCGAACTCCTCGGGCACGCGCTGGCGGCCGCCGCCGGGACGTCGTACGAGGAGCTGGTCGCCGACCGGATCGGCCGGCCGCTCGGGCTCGACCGCTTCTATCTGCCCGCGGATCCGTCCGGGCTGCGGCCCGGCGCCCTGACGGGGACGACCCGGCGGGGCCGGCCGCGCGAGCCGTGGACGGGCGAGGCGCTGGGGCCGGCCGGCGGGATCCGGGCCGACATCGGCAGCATGGCGCGGCTCACCGCCGCACTCCTCGACGGCACGGCGCCGGGGACGGCCGCGCTCGATCCGGTCGCCCCGTTCAGCGCGGGGACCAGGATCGGCGCGGCGTGGATCACGCTGCGGGTCCGGGATCTGGCGGTGACGATGCACAACGGCGGGACCGGCGGCTTCCGTTCCTGGCTGGGACTGGACCGCGCCTCCGGCACCGGCGTCGTGGTCCTGGCGGCGGCGAGCGTCTCCGTCGACCGGCCGGGGTTCGCGCTGCTCACGGGGGACCGGGGCGGGGCGGCCTGA
- a CDS encoding chemotaxis protein — protein sequence MDPVLSSEVLAKLRQPRPYPAVSLVMPTHRRGPDNAQDPVRLRNLLAEAERRLGDDPDVPRERRLDILDQLSRATAEVDLTHAEDGLVVYAAQGEHQVWSLPRSVPERVVLSDTFLTRNLVAARAAAQPYWAVAVAADRVSLWSGDPQRATEATRGGFPLTRGLEPQDVEREERVGDVPSLFRDEDTRQFLREAHEKLRVLLAAEPRPLYVLGSAAALGAVQELGPLAPDTVTVEHGGLADGPAAAVHAAVEPSRAARAAAAVTALSAELDAARGRREFAGGIDEVWRAAKEGRARLVAVEEDYRTVVREEGDHLQPAETGDAGARDDMVDEIVERALDTGAEVRFVPGGTLDGQGRIAAVLRY from the coding sequence ATGGACCCCGTGCTCAGCAGCGAGGTGCTCGCCAAGCTGCGTCAGCCCCGGCCGTACCCGGCCGTCTCACTGGTGATGCCGACGCACCGCCGCGGACCGGACAACGCCCAGGACCCGGTGCGCCTGCGGAATCTGCTCGCCGAGGCCGAGCGGCGGCTCGGCGACGATCCGGACGTGCCGCGCGAGCGGCGGCTCGACATCCTCGACCAGCTGAGCCGCGCCACCGCCGAGGTGGACCTCACGCACGCCGAGGACGGCCTCGTCGTCTACGCCGCGCAGGGCGAGCACCAGGTGTGGTCGCTGCCCCGGAGCGTGCCCGAGCGGGTGGTCCTCTCGGACACCTTCCTCACCCGGAACCTGGTCGCGGCCCGCGCCGCCGCACAGCCGTACTGGGCCGTCGCCGTCGCCGCCGACCGGGTCTCCCTGTGGAGCGGCGACCCCCAGCGGGCCACCGAGGCCACCCGGGGCGGCTTTCCGCTGACCCGGGGCCTGGAGCCCCAGGACGTCGAACGCGAGGAACGCGTCGGCGACGTCCCCAGCCTCTTCCGGGACGAGGACACCCGGCAGTTCCTGCGCGAGGCGCACGAGAAGCTGCGGGTCCTCCTCGCCGCCGAGCCCCGCCCGCTGTACGTGCTCGGCTCGGCCGCGGCGCTCGGCGCGGTGCAGGAGCTGGGCCCGCTCGCCCCCGACACGGTGACCGTCGAGCACGGCGGCCTCGCCGACGGCCCCGCCGCCGCCGTCCACGCCGCCGTCGAACCCTCCCGCGCCGCCCGGGCGGCCGCCGCCGTCACGGCGCTCTCCGCCGAGCTCGACGCGGCGCGCGGCCGACGCGAGTTCGCCGGCGGCATCGACGAGGTGTGGCGGGCGGCCAAGGAGGGACGGGCCCGGCTCGTCGCCGTCGAGGAGGACTACCGGACGGTCGTGCGCGAGGAGGGCGACCACCTGCAGCCGGCCGAGACCGGCGACGCCGGCGCCCGCGACGACATGGTCGACGAGATCGTCGAACGGGCCCTGGACACCGGCGCGGAGGTCCGCTTCGTCCCCGGGGGCACCCTCGACGGGCAGGGCCGCATCGCCGCCGTCCTCCGCTACTGA
- a CDS encoding alpha/beta hydrolase has protein sequence MTVRTRSAASPALLVRHGALAPAGAVLLLHGGRADGLEAPPFPNLPALRMRPFAEALRRAARGRAVLVAEGRYRHRGWNGERADAARDAESALAALRDRFGQIPVVLVGHSMGGRAALAVAGDPAVRGVVALAPWCPPGEPVAHLAGRRLYLLHDETDRVTAARDSWAFVTRAREAGADATGVPMPVGGHTMLRGARLWHRRATALALETLGTAPA, from the coding sequence ATGACCGTCCGTACCCGGTCCGCCGCGTCCCCCGCGCTGCTCGTGCGCCACGGGGCCCTGGCCCCGGCCGGCGCGGTGCTCCTGCTGCACGGCGGGCGGGCCGACGGGCTGGAGGCCCCGCCGTTCCCGAACCTGCCGGCCCTGCGCATGCGGCCCTTCGCCGAGGCCCTGCGGCGCGCGGCGCGCGGCCGGGCGGTGCTGGTCGCCGAGGGCCGCTACCGGCACCGGGGCTGGAACGGCGAGCGCGCCGACGCCGCCCGGGACGCGGAGAGCGCGCTCGCCGCGCTGCGGGACCGCTTCGGGCAGATCCCGGTCGTGCTCGTCGGCCACTCCATGGGCGGCCGGGCCGCCCTCGCCGTCGCCGGGGACCCGGCCGTCCGGGGCGTCGTCGCCCTCGCGCCCTGGTGCCCGCCGGGCGAGCCGGTCGCCCACCTCGCGGGCCGCCGGCTGTACCTGCTGCACGACGAGACGGACCGCGTCACGGCCGCCCGCGACTCCTGGGCCTTCGTCACCCGGGCCCGGGAGGCCGGCGCGGACGCCACCGGCGTCCCCATGCCGGTCGGCGGCCACACCATGCTGCGCGGCGCCCGCCTGTGGCACCGGCGCGCCACCGCCCTGGCCCTGGAGACGCTGGGGACCGCGCCCGCCTGA
- a CDS encoding SpoIIE family protein phosphatase — protein MKGGERAGGPGGHGTDVPGDGPDPGTGTAGTGTGDCGTGTEPGGTGTEPGGTGTDRFAAGSGADGATLGGTPVDPRMFDGTVAAVAVLAGPEGRLLYTNTAFTRLFGPRRIGLPAHVAFPDSDGHRFLAVLDSVRATGRARQVVGERRTDPGAPGQARHFVYSCSPVTTERGPGILVLAMDTTAETQALQRYEALVSAVSQMVWVMGADGSMEELVPGWEQLTGRPWHPRADEGWYPHIHPRDREKLSAGWRRAAREGERPGVFEATFRVRAADGSYRHLSTRSVPVLRDGRVAEWVAATADIEDAWGTRLRERLLAQVAAVTEASLPEAFAEVVKVLVPELTDACLILLLSHDEWPLPQHAGVTARRIASATRPGLPAPPALRGQRVAVTPAVREVLEGRVPVTFPLTPGGPVPPGLIPTVSERWLTASGATSLTLVPLIVDDLVLGYAASSTNGDTPIPGPAESELLREVLHHAQRPIQKVLDLQRARRTALGLQRAHLTEPPPVEGGALAARYQPASSTGEIGGDWYDAFTLPDGTLVLGIGDVAGHDLTAATAMGQMRSMLRALAYAGGPEAAPDEVLARLDEVSAGLATAPLATALHATLRRGAAGTWRLTWSSAGHPPPLLVPAVGDARYLPGAADPPLCVASELPRATHRHVLRPGDTLLLYTDGLIETPSAAIDEGQRRLAAESSRSRRLPLPELLRVLQQLSDHRDDTALLAFRVERGS, from the coding sequence GTGAAGGGCGGCGAGCGCGCGGGAGGGCCCGGCGGACACGGCACGGACGTGCCCGGGGACGGGCCGGATCCCGGCACGGGCACGGCCGGGACGGGCACGGGGGACTGCGGGACGGGCACGGAGCCCGGCGGGACGGGCACGGAGCCCGGCGGGACGGGCACGGACCGGTTCGCCGCAGGTTCCGGCGCGGACGGCGCCACCCTCGGCGGGACCCCCGTCGACCCCAGGATGTTCGACGGTACCGTCGCCGCCGTCGCCGTCCTCGCGGGCCCCGAGGGGCGGCTGCTCTACACCAACACCGCGTTCACCCGGCTCTTCGGCCCCCGGCGGATCGGCCTCCCCGCCCACGTCGCCTTCCCGGACTCCGACGGGCACCGCTTCCTGGCCGTGCTCGACTCCGTACGGGCCACGGGCCGGGCCCGGCAGGTCGTCGGCGAGCGGCGCACCGACCCCGGCGCCCCCGGGCAGGCCCGGCACTTCGTCTACTCGTGCAGCCCCGTCACCACGGAGCGGGGCCCCGGGATCCTCGTCCTCGCCATGGACACCACCGCCGAGACCCAGGCGCTCCAGCGGTACGAGGCGCTGGTCTCCGCGGTCTCCCAGATGGTGTGGGTGATGGGCGCCGACGGGTCCATGGAGGAGCTCGTCCCCGGCTGGGAGCAGCTGACCGGGAGGCCCTGGCACCCGCGCGCGGACGAGGGCTGGTACCCGCACATCCACCCGCGCGACCGGGAGAAGCTGAGCGCGGGGTGGCGGCGCGCGGCCCGGGAGGGCGAGCGGCCCGGCGTCTTCGAGGCGACGTTCCGGGTGCGGGCGGCCGACGGCTCGTACCGGCACCTGTCCACCCGTTCGGTGCCGGTGCTGCGGGACGGGCGCGTCGCCGAGTGGGTGGCGGCCACCGCCGACATCGAGGACGCCTGGGGCACGCGGCTGCGCGAGCGGCTGCTCGCGCAGGTCGCCGCGGTGACGGAGGCGAGCCTGCCCGAGGCGTTCGCCGAGGTCGTGAAGGTGCTGGTGCCGGAGCTCACCGACGCCTGCCTGATCCTGCTGCTGTCGCACGACGAGTGGCCGCTGCCCCAACACGCCGGGGTGACGGCGCGGCGGATCGCGTCGGCGACCCGGCCCGGGCTGCCGGCGCCGCCCGCGCTGCGCGGGCAGCGGGTGGCGGTGACGCCCGCGGTCCGCGAGGTGCTGGAGGGGCGGGTGCCGGTCACCTTCCCGCTGACGCCCGGCGGCCCGGTGCCGCCCGGGTTGATCCCCACCGTCAGCGAACGCTGGCTGACCGCCTCGGGGGCCACCAGCCTCACCCTCGTCCCGCTGATCGTCGACGACCTGGTGCTCGGGTACGCCGCCAGCAGCACCAACGGCGACACGCCGATCCCCGGCCCGGCCGAGTCCGAACTCCTCCGGGAGGTGCTGCACCACGCCCAGCGGCCGATCCAGAAGGTCCTGGACCTCCAGCGGGCCCGGCGCACCGCGCTGGGGCTCCAGCGGGCGCACCTGACCGAGCCGCCGCCGGTGGAGGGCGGGGCGCTGGCGGCGCGCTACCAGCCGGCCAGTTCGACCGGGGAGATCGGCGGGGACTGGTACGACGCCTTCACGCTGCCGGACGGGACGCTCGTCCTCGGCATCGGGGACGTGGCCGGCCACGACCTGACGGCGGCGACGGCGATGGGGCAGATGCGCAGCATGCTGCGGGCCCTGGCGTACGCGGGCGGGCCGGAGGCCGCGCCGGACGAGGTGCTGGCCCGGCTCGACGAGGTCTCGGCCGGTCTGGCGACCGCGCCCCTGGCCACCGCCCTGCACGCGACCCTCCGCCGCGGCGCGGCCGGCACGTGGCGGCTGACCTGGTCCAGCGCGGGGCACCCGCCGCCGCTGCTGGTCCCCGCCGTGGGCGACGCCCGCTACCTCCCCGGCGCGGCCGACCCGCCCCTCTGCGTGGCCTCCGAGCTCCCCCGGGCGACCCACCGCCACGTCCTGCGCCCCGGCGACACCCTGCTCCTCTACACCGACGGCCTCATCGAGACGCCGTCCGCCGCCATCGACGAGGGCCAGCGCCGGCTGGCCGCCGAGTCCTCGCGCAGCCGCCGCCTCCCGCTCCCCGAACTCCTCCGCGTGCTCCAGCAGCTGTCCGACCACCGTGACGACACGGCCCTGCTGGCCTTCCGGGTGGAGCGGGGGAGCTGA
- a CDS encoding helix-turn-helix transcriptional regulator has product MTADTGPVLYGREAELAAVSQLLSPAVRPLGAEPLVRVAGGPGEGRSALLARAARDFPGAACVVGAPPRQVPWSGARALFDALAPSAAAAGRAARLARGPDGIAAALASLPGREPVLLCLDDFPLWDAHSRAAFAAHWRASRPRGGARLGWLVAAAPGRPLPAADAADAAPPVRLPRLCRASARALVADAAGGRVDPAVGERLLDEAAGHPGVLVETVRRLAPGVLAGTVPRPGRLVDDGVLVTVYGGLLGALPADARRLLGVVARACGAPEASGPAPGDPDRAATGPTLARARSLRVPTEALDGLVAAGLLRLRGGDLVFPDPFLRRAAAGEGGPSRAGRRSQGAGPRHPGGRRHDEDRGGIPRHAAAPPDRHERHRADRLGPPPVVRARSAAARGRALVTRGFAALAGGPVMDAHEAFLQAAKVLRDREPAEAADARFLAMEAAWTAGDVGACLAALDLAPAVPGTERSFAEGLRAALTVRPDRARTPLSSVVAVGAAGDEPRLLLRAGSAALVLGDVTAAARLHGRALARARAEQRASLVPRILEHLAYAELRAGRYARAGHAAGEGLRAARATGQLNSAAHQHAALALVASVTGDGPSVAEHAERALAIGRPHGLAQAVTLAEWALARAELGGGLAAQAAARLAPLVGPGPRGGHFALRMLAVPCFVEAAVASGRAAEARAATEEYARWAAYGLDRPAPAQLARCRALLAPHGEETTRWFGEALRHHETGGNDFERARTLFAYGTWLRRRRRPGEARGPLRDALVTFERAAAEGWARQARAELRATGAPGTRRPDPSALAGLTPQQRRIARLVADGATNEEVAVRLSLSPRTVDHHLRGIYARLQLRSRVELSALVAAAER; this is encoded by the coding sequence GTGACCGCCGACACCGGACCCGTGCTGTACGGACGGGAGGCCGAACTCGCCGCCGTCTCCCAGCTGTTGTCCCCGGCGGTGCGGCCGCTCGGGGCCGAGCCGCTGGTCCGGGTGGCCGGCGGCCCCGGGGAGGGGCGCTCCGCCCTGCTGGCCCGCGCGGCGCGGGACTTCCCCGGTGCGGCGTGCGTGGTCGGCGCGCCGCCCCGGCAGGTGCCGTGGAGCGGGGCGCGGGCGCTCTTCGACGCGCTGGCCCCGTCGGCGGCGGCGGCCGGCCGGGCGGCCCGGCTCGCCCGTGGCCCGGACGGGATCGCGGCGGCGCTCGCCTCGCTGCCCGGCCGGGAGCCGGTGCTGCTCTGTCTCGACGACTTCCCGCTGTGGGACGCGCATTCGCGGGCCGCGTTCGCGGCGCACTGGCGGGCGTCGCGCCCGCGGGGCGGCGCCCGCCTCGGCTGGCTCGTGGCGGCCGCGCCCGGCCGTCCCCTGCCCGCGGCGGACGCCGCGGACGCCGCGCCGCCGGTCCGGCTGCCGCGCCTGTGCCGCGCGAGCGCCCGGGCGCTGGTGGCCGACGCCGCCGGAGGGCGCGTCGACCCCGCCGTCGGCGAGCGGCTCCTCGACGAGGCGGCCGGGCACCCGGGCGTCCTGGTCGAGACCGTCCGCCGGCTCGCCCCCGGCGTGCTCGCCGGGACGGTCCCCCGGCCGGGGCGGCTCGTCGACGACGGCGTCCTGGTCACGGTGTACGGCGGGCTGCTCGGCGCCCTCCCGGCGGACGCGCGCCGGCTGCTGGGCGTGGTGGCCCGGGCCTGCGGCGCGCCGGAGGCGTCCGGTCCGGCGCCCGGGGACCCGGACCGCGCGGCCACCGGCCCGACCCTGGCCCGCGCCCGGTCCCTCCGGGTGCCGACCGAGGCCCTCGACGGCCTGGTGGCGGCCGGGCTGCTCCGTCTCCGGGGCGGCGACCTCGTCTTCCCCGACCCGTTCCTGCGCCGCGCGGCGGCCGGCGAAGGCGGCCCGTCCCGCGCGGGCCGCCGCAGCCAGGGCGCCGGCCCGCGTCACCCGGGCGGTCGCCGCCACGACGAGGACCGCGGCGGGATCCCCCGGCACGCCGCCGCCCCGCCCGACCGTCACGAGCGGCACCGGGCCGACCGCCTCGGGCCTCCCCCGGTGGTGCGGGCGCGTTCGGCCGCGGCGCGGGGACGGGCGCTGGTGACGCGGGGGTTCGCCGCGCTCGCGGGCGGGCCGGTCATGGACGCGCACGAGGCGTTCCTCCAGGCGGCGAAGGTGCTGCGGGACCGGGAGCCGGCCGAGGCGGCGGACGCCCGCTTCCTCGCGATGGAGGCCGCGTGGACGGCGGGGGACGTCGGGGCCTGTCTCGCCGCGCTCGACCTGGCCCCGGCGGTCCCGGGCACCGAGCGGAGCTTCGCCGAGGGGCTGCGGGCGGCGCTCACGGTCCGCCCCGACCGGGCGCGCACCCCGCTCTCGTCGGTCGTCGCGGTCGGCGCGGCCGGCGACGAGCCGAGGCTGCTGCTGCGGGCGGGGTCGGCCGCGCTGGTGCTCGGCGACGTCACGGCGGCGGCCCGGCTGCACGGCCGGGCGCTGGCGCGGGCGCGGGCGGAACAGCGGGCGTCGCTGGTGCCCCGGATCCTCGAGCACCTCGCGTACGCCGAGCTGCGCGCCGGACGGTACGCGCGGGCCGGGCACGCCGCCGGGGAGGGGCTGCGCGCCGCCCGCGCCACCGGCCAGCTCAACTCCGCGGCCCACCAGCACGCGGCGCTGGCCCTGGTGGCGTCGGTGACCGGTGACGGGCCGTCGGTCGCGGAGCACGCGGAGCGGGCGCTCGCGATCGGACGCCCGCACGGTCTCGCCCAGGCGGTGACGCTCGCCGAATGGGCGCTGGCCCGGGCGGAGCTGGGCGGCGGGCTCGCCGCCCAGGCCGCCGCCCGCCTCGCACCGCTGGTCGGCCCCGGGCCGCGCGGCGGTCACTTCGCGCTCCGCATGCTGGCCGTCCCGTGCTTCGTGGAGGCGGCGGTCGCCTCGGGGCGGGCGGCGGAGGCCCGGGCGGCGACGGAGGAGTACGCGCGGTGGGCGGCGTACGGACTCGACCGGCCGGCCCCCGCCCAACTGGCCCGCTGCCGCGCCCTGCTGGCCCCGCACGGCGAGGAGACGACCCGCTGGTTCGGCGAGGCGCTGCGGCACCACGAGACCGGCGGCAACGACTTCGAGCGGGCGCGGACCCTCTTCGCGTACGGGACCTGGCTGCGCCGGCGGCGCCGTCCGGGCGAGGCGCGCGGCCCGCTGCGCGACGCCCTGGTCACCTTCGAGCGGGCGGCCGCCGAGGGGTGGGCCCGGCAGGCCCGCGCGGAACTCCGGGCGACGGGCGCGCCGGGCACGCGGCGGCCCGACCCCTCCGCCCTGGCCGGGCTCACGCCGCAGCAGCGGCGGATCGCCCGGCTCGTCGCGGACGGCGCCACGAACGAGGAGGTCGCCGTACGCCTCTCGCTCAGCCCGCGGACCGTCGACCACCACCTGCGCGGCATCTACGCCCGGCTCCAGCTCCGGTCGCGGGTCGAGCTGTCCGCGCTGGTCGCGGCGGCGGAGCGGTGA